The Melanotaenia boesemani isolate fMelBoe1 chromosome 11, fMelBoe1.pri, whole genome shotgun sequence genome includes the window TTATCTAATTATTTCTCTAGTTTCTCAGGGAATCAGCTGTAATCAGCATCAGTGTTTGATGTATAATCTCATGCTAAAAGGGTATTAGGGGAAAACTGCAGTCTAAAAATGcacgaagaaaaaaaactgctcaagatgagccaaaaaaaaaaaaaaaaaaagcagggtCATGGAGTGAGATTTATGAGATTAAGAGGGGAACTCATTAATACTCAGTCAGTTAAAGGTGAACACAAACGGCTGAAAAAGACAGTAGCGCTGtatataaaacatattacaCAGAAATGgtaacacaagaaacacaacattgacaacaaaagaaaatatgagtggtaataatagaaaaaataaataaatacattatctTATAATATAGGATTAAATACTTTGCCAGAAAGTGGCATATTTAAGAAAGTCTAGAAGTACCACAAGGAGGAGATAAGTGAGATGGAATCAGATATTAAAGCCTACTGTTTCTTCTGTGGCATAAGGGAGAGCAATTTGAGAAAAGGCAAAAATGTAAACTGACAAATCTGCAGTCCTCTGCTTaacttaacaaaacaaaagatgcatctaataaattatttttcttaaaatatcttCCAAAAATTATGTTGGTTTTCTAACAAAAAAGTTATTAATTTCTCTACAAGCTCAAGGactgtgcttgtgtgtgaaaaataaataaatgaaagaacaaTCCTCCACTGTTTGTAAGAAATAAAGCACCATATACATCCTACAACCATGTGGATTCTGAAAAAGTGGCAAGCTTGTAAGAGAAGAGCTGGTTGTGTAGGACCTCGATGCTAGTTTATAGGACATTAATAAAGCTCTctactttaaattttaatataacaAGATATACAAATGTGCTTCACAATACGACAGAGAGCATCTCATCCTGTGGTGTACATACTTTAGCAGAGCAACAGGAGTGAGATACAGAAAGTACACTAGTAGTAATACAGTATGCGTGGGACACAACAGATAACATCAGGCAGTAATAATGACGACTCCCACCGGTAACACATCATCTCTTTCCACCACAATCCTCAGCTGTCGGGGTAGTGGATGAGCTGATGTGGTGCGCTGAGGTTTCCATTTGACCATCGGGCTGAACGGATTGCACCGTCTCCACCAGGCTGCCGCTGGGTAGCACCACGTACCGGGCAGCCATGTCTTTGGGTTCCAACTCTCGCATAGCTTCCTTACTGTGCCAGATCCCATAGCCAAAATACACAAGAAGACCTGGGAAAGGGTCAGCACATAACACTTTACATGGGCAGTAACACTGGCTACGTATTTTGAAAGAAGACAATGATTATCATACTAGCTTTGTATAATAAGCTGTAAACGTATTACTTACCATCTTTCAAAGACCCAGAACAATTTGTATGactaaaaagcttttaatctTGCAGATAGCTATAAACCAAGTATAAGCTAgaagcctgttttttttattttcctcagcCTACTTGTCATGTCAGATCAGGACATTTTTTTTGCAGCTCACTATCCACCAAAAGAGGGCTGACAAAACTTACCAGATGACAATGTGTGAAGTACCACTAATGTTAAACAGGACTGGACTGAAGCCAAGACTCATGAAGCAAAATTAATCCTATTTGAGTTAATGCAACCAATGAGGTATGCAAGCTTCGATTTTTCATGCATAGAGTATACAGAATGTGTTTGCTAATGTGTTTGCTCAGTCTACGTTTTATAGAATGTAATTATTGTGTTTGGAAGCAGCTGaactattaaattaaacaagctgtatttgtgtttattctcTATGAGAATACTTTGTGTTTATAAACGGTGTGTCTTTTATTCATTCCTCAGGGCATGGTTGTCTTAGGTTCACGTGTGCAAATAAATACCATTAGACAAAGAATGCATTGTGTCTGTGATTCAACCAGAGAGGAGTTTCTTAGATATTGAAAATTCCCCTTAATGACCCATCACTACGTTGTACCATTAGATTACTACAGTAGCAAAAAGGGACACATCATACACTGAGTCTAGAGAAGGCATTTTGGGTATATTAAAGGCAATCACATGGTTtgattttaaatttgtgttCTTTGATGTCATTGTACAAAGGATGTGAAAGAAGTTATCTTGATTTTCTAAAGTTGAGCCTTGAAACCTGGTTGCACTAAGAAGTGCAAACCTACGACTGGTCCATAACATGGATGCAACTTTATGATGATTATCCCCATTGGcttagttttttatttctgtggccAACTAGATGCTGTATTTGATGGCTAGAAACTCGGAATTTCTGCTCAGTTGACttgataaaaattaaatatattatctTTAGAAATCTTATTTCTTATGCCCTagcaaatatttatttgatctcatttcataaaatgttcaaataactAATTTTCCCCCTGCTGACAAGCATTTGCACTTCTGCTATCAAACTCTGGAATATTTTAGATCACTATTTTTCCAGGGTGTTTTGGCTATGAAAGATACACGCCTGGGAAGGAAAGCCTTTTCAGCCCAGGTGTCAGATGTAATATTTCATGAGTGTGCATCTTGTTAACTTGCAGCAGGCTGACAGTGGTGTTTAAATGGTTTACTGATCCAGAGGAGCCTTAAGCTAATACAGATAATCATGTTTCCCCAGTGATCCTGCCCTCACAGACAGGGCTTAAACACTGCTTGGCCATCTACATCCTCATAGAGCTGCTAATGAAATGGAAAGGTTTTCTGTTCTTTTGGGGGAAAATGTTTGTGCAATCTGGTATATTAACATATATACTACAAGTTTCACATGACACATTATTAGTCAGCCATATACTCCAATCCAGTATCTGTGTGGACAGGAAGTTGTAAGCTTATTGCTCACTGTAAATCCTTTTAGTTACTTATTAAGCTGTGCAACAAAAGTATTTGTTTAGCAGAAATATATTTGAGAAACTTAGCTGGCCAGTACATTTTCTGACTTTCTGAGGCTGTCTTACCTATAGCAATCCACACGGTGAATCGAATCCAGGTTAGCAGGCTGAGCTTCATCATGAGGAACACATTTATGAGGATACTGGCACCTGGAGTCAGTGGAACCAGAGGTacctttaaaacaattaaataaacaatgtgAATTATTTACTCAGTACATAATTTTACtccattttgctttattttagttACACATTGGCTTAATCAATAGCATGTAAATGACAAGTTTGATCACAAAACTATATTGTATTGGTTACAATGGataatttaatttgatgtttGTTGATATTTCAAATTCTGAAATGATACAATTTCACTTTGAATTGATTCAGGATGCAGCCATTATCCTCATCATTTTAGAATAAGAATTGTTGGTtagagtaaaataaatgtaaaacaattaCACATGTTTTTTGAGCCTGACTTGCTGATTATTGAATCAATGTATTGATGCAGATCGTTGTATTTTTATACCCCTATGAAATAACAACAGTGAAATCTGACCTGGAatgttgtggtgtttttttgtgGCTCATGAACCCATATAAGCACCAAGCTGATAATGTAAGCTAAGCTGAAGATCACCAGTAGCATTGTGAAGCTCCACAGcggcagctgcagctgtgtgtttCCAAATTCCAACACAGCACAGAGGGATACTGAGCTCACAATCAGAGTCATCACGCCAAAGGCCACCACTTCGCCCGGCTCACAGTCCCCCAACAGCTTGTCCAGGTAAGGCTCCCAGTAGGCTTTCAATTGTCCCACCCCACGTCGTTCTCTTGTCTTCTGCCTCTCCACCAACTGGAGTTTGTCTGAAAAGGACTCATATTGCTTGGGCTCCTCACTGTCTTCGGTTATGGTCTGAGACTCAGAGGGGCCAGGAGAAGGCTCAGCGTTGGGATTAGGAGATGTTGAAGCGGTGCCCTTAGAACTGGTTTTCTCAGGCTGGAAGCGCAGCACAATAACACTTGCTGCTACGAAGGTGTATGCCAGGAGAGTGCCGATAGACAAGAACTGAACCAAGGCTTCCAGGTCAAAGATCAGAGCCAAGATGGCCATGAGAATTCCAAACACCAGAATAGCATTGACAGGAACTTTGGTAAGGGGATTGACCCTCGCGAAAATGGAGAAGAACAATCCATCTTCTGCCATGGCATACACAATCCGTGGTAGGGAGAAAAGATTGCAGAGTAGCACAGTGTTCATTGCTAAAAATAAGGACAGAGAGAACATAAGTCAGAATACATGACTGAGAAGTCAACACTGCAGCTTAacataatatattaaaaactatttaagtTGCACTACTCAGTTAAGGGTTGACACTCACCACAGATGGAACCTACAGCCACAACAACTCCAGCCCAACTATAACCACGTCGAAAAAAAGCATCTGCTAGAGCTGAGTTGGGATCCAGCGTTCGCCAGGGCACCATTAGTGTGAGCACTGTGGAAACCAGGACATAGGCTGTTGCTGCAAGTCCTAGGGAGATAGCAGTGGCAACAGGAATGGCTTTCTGTGGATTCTTTGCCTCTTCACTTGAGGAAGCAATTACATCAAAGCCCACAAACGCGTAGAAGCACGTCGCTGAGCCTGCGAGTATTCCAGACAACCCATAAGGTGCAAAGCCTCCTTGCTCCTGGCTCCAGTTGGCTGGTTCAGCCAACATGAATCCAAAGACAAGGATGAAAACAATGACACCCATGCTAACAGTGGAAAATATATGGTTTAGATAAGAGGACACTTGAACTCCAAAGGAAATAAAGACCGAAGCAATGACAAGAATTCCTGCTGCAAGTAGGTCAGGGTAATGGGCAAGGAAGGGCACGTTCCACTGCATGATATGTGTCTCTGTAAAGTTCTGGATAGCATGGTTAAAAATGGAGTCTAAATACCCACTCCAGGCCCGTGCCACAGCAGCACCGCCAATCATGTTCTCCAGAATCACATTCCAGCCAATGAGAAAGGCCCAGACCTCTCCCACAGAGACGTAAGTGAACATGTAGGCAGAGCCTGTTTTGGGAATGCGTGCTCCAAACTCTGCATAACAAAAGGCAGCCAGTAACGAAGCAAAACCAGCAAAAAGGAATGATATAATGACTGCTGGCCCGGCCTTGTCTTTAGCCACTGTTCCTGTCAGGACGTAAAGGCCAGAGCCTACCATGCCACCCACACCCATCAGAGTCAGGTCCAGGGTGGAGAGACAACGTTTCAGGGAGGTTGCCATCATGTCACCATCTAGTGTCTTGAGACGGTTCAGTCTCTGACAAAAGCGCACAGCTGGTGCACAGCCTCTTGTACAGGTTGCCATAGCTACAGTGTTAGACAGGCAGGCTGGGTGGGTTGATCTTGCACTTGTCACACTCGATCCATTACCTGTGAAAATTACCTGGAAGAGATAACACAATATTTACACAAAGACACATGTAAACATGGGAATCAGATGTAGCTTTGCCTTCAGGGTGTGTTGTTGAAGTCTGTATTTTGGTTCATGTTTTAGACAAAGATGCTGATACACACATACCATCTATGTGAAGAGCCAATTTATATGATGTATCATTTTGGACTCATACTACATGTGTGATCAAACAAAATGAGAAGTGGCATGGAATAtgtattgtttaaaaatgtttcaatttataaaataaaaaccatttaattATTGTACTGAGGACCCTCATGTGGTTTTGGTGCCTTCTAAATAAAGTGATCTTACTGAGAGCAACACAAGGAAAAGAAACATATAATGAGGTTTTTTTCAAAGAAGCCTTGTTATCTCTTCCAGAGAAAAACAGGGTGGACACAACCATTTtgaatttaagttttttatttatttgtttattttttatcttttatatatttcttttaaagtctaTTTGTGGTATCTAATCAGAAACCCATTATGTTGGCACTGCCCTCACCGCCCTGCAGGCCCATAGTCCACGTCACCTAAAAGGCATCGCTGATGTGTAAAATTATTAcactaaaatattatttttccttgtttgacgtgattctttttcttttattttatatcacaaTTATGCAGTATTTACCCTCCCTGTCCACGGTGTATCATCCGATTCCTGGCGTTGATAAACATATTGCGACTGCAGGATGCCTCCATTATAATTACGTAACGCTTTATTCCCGTCCACAAATAAGGCAGCTGTCATGAAGTATATGACTCTTTAATATAACAGATTCTAGCAAATGTATCCATGACCAACTAAAAGAGGCAAGAATACGACGGCAAATGAAATAATAGTTGTTTTAAATatcacattaataatttataacaAAATGGACAAGAGAGCAGGGGAGGATCATTCGTGCGCCTCACTATGCGCTGCGCTACATTACACTTTTTCATCCGTGAGTTAGGTGCGACCATCCCCGTTCTTCGTTGTAATCACACAAGGAAAAGCgtcagcagaaacagaaaaagatagaTAAGCGAATAAATACCCTTGCTGCTCAGGCCTTGTCATTTTTGCTGCGGTTCCAGCGCAGCATTGTTAGAAGTTACCGGGCTGCATCGTCTGGTGATGGAGCTGAAAGTGCACCGGAGAGGAATAAAACCATCATCCAATGCCTGTGCTGTTTCTTAAAGGCACAGTTTCCTTTTATCCAGCTTTGCGAGGGGTGGGGGGGCTTCCCCACCCTGCCGCACCCAACATATATTTTATAACCCCTGGCAAAAATGTACGGATTCACCACATTTGGAGGATGGTtattcagttgttttatttagtaccttttttaaaataatgaataaattatatatatgaCATATATTCTTTTGCACATCtaatcattcattgttgaatgtggcacaacagtttatgaagcacactgcacatttatgtacatagattgtttactcagttttttgttATCTTATCTTTATCTCCTATTTAGCTTTAAAGTTGCTTTCTTctatttatattcttttatggcattcagtgtggacggcaaagtgagaatttcattgttcagggaaacttgtttccttactgggcaaatgacaataaacactttgaattttgaatcaaagcagttttatttaatatcctgctttataaaacatttaattttactaaCCTATTTTACTCTCCAGAATCCCCAGTTACCAAATTTATCAATCTTTCATTTGTTGAACTtatttgtagtttgtttttgtaattataGTTGCAatactgagacacacaaactGCAGCCACTTAATTTTAGAGGTACTTATGTCGCCATCTTCCAGTTATTTGCCATCTCATGAGATTTAACCCTAATTAACTTTCCTTCAGCTACAATCTTGTTTAGAGATGTGATAACTTGGATCAAGCACTGACtccgatatatatatatatatatatatatatatatatatatatatatatatatatatatatatatatatatatatgtttgtgtgtgtgtgttaactcCAAatgattatatatttatattttaactccaaaagcagaaaaaaacccacagcTTCATCAAATCATTAAACTTTTTCTTACATGTTTAGAAACAGAACTTTAttacaaactgaaaacacacaacacatactACTAACAGATGATAACAAAGCCATAAATAGCTACACATCAGACCTACCCTTGTGTGCAGGAAATCAAAAGCGGGCTAGGGCTGCTCAAAATTTGAATTATAATTAAATTCTGCCCTTCTAAGAAACTAAGAAATACTCATGTGATTTAGAAGGATCTTTGCTCATCTCATTGAGTCTTTAAACATTTATACAGCTGAAAGATTTGTAACATCATTTCCAAGAGTACAAGCTTGCTTTTAAGCTGTCACTGTGTTTTGCTGCACTTCTGATTGTGCAAGTCTTCTCCAGGACTTGTAATGTTCCATTTGAAAGGGAACCTTTCCCAAAAGGTTTATGGTACTGATGTTATTCTTCAAAGAACAGTTCAGCACCTTCTTGACTTCTTAAAGCAAGCAGTGCTGCATGCTGACGGACGTCAGCTGAATCTTACAACTAGTGACATCAGTTCATACTGTAATTGGCTATGTTGTATTTGTTGTGGCACAACTGGATTTGCCTCTCATCTTTCTTATAGTAATCCAGATTGTGACTCTTTCTGCTGAAGCTTAAGAATCAGTTCAAGGAGGTTCATCTGCATTGTCAGCtcctgaaacataaaaaaaggttAGGCGCAGTTCATGTTAACATACTGGATCATCTACTGGATATTTTTCTCTATTAAACATTGGAGGTTGTCAAACAACCCCATTATCATTTGTGTTGTTAGTGAGCACTTCATCAACGATTAGAGAAGTGGGGGCATTAACCTGAGGATTAGTGGTGATATAAAACCCAGGCACTCCTGCCTTCTCCAGGGTGTTCTGTTGGTCTATCACTTTTTGATCCATTTCCGCTACAATCTTCTTATCCATCATTTTTTGTTCATCTCGCACTCGGATTTCCAATGCCTGAGAAACCAAATCTCGGCtgttaaacaaaccaaaaagcatACGGTGATACCACATCTCTGAGTAATGATAGGTACTGGAAATCCCATTCTTACCTCTAATTCTGCTTGTTGGTTTGACTTGAGAAGTGCAAGGTTGTGGGACTTACATGACTGCAAAGCATCTTTGTGCTTTCGTGCCAGATCTTGTTTCAGTGctatcaacaaaaaaaaaaaaaaagaaaaaagaaaaaataacactaACAACTGCAAATTGAAACCTCAGACTGAAAACCTGTTTCAAGAAGCACATTTTTAAGTTGACATTTGTGTATTTCAGAAGACGGCAGGTTTTAGCTATTTTCAGTCTAACGGGCAGGAGGATCCATCTCGGATAAAAACCTAATAAtcaatgtgtgttttctctgaaGCAGATCACAGACCTTGGTGTTCACAGTGCAGCTTCTGCCTTTGGTTATACAGATTCTTCTCTGTCAGATGCTGAATATCCAAGAGGCCCTGTACGATCTCATATACTGTCCCATCTATGAGTGCTAAAGCTAAGTCACTCAGCGTGTTGTAGGACAGGCGCTGCTGGAAGGAGCTAATCgtggagaacaaacaaaacaaaatggaatgACCAGGATGCAAACACGAAACGTCCAACACAACCAGTTTTACGACTTTTGTTCAGAAAGGGAGTTCAAGAGAAAACAATACCTCGGTAAGCCTTTCACTAAAGTTTGTAGTTCAGATAACAGATAGTAATGTCTTTCTTGTTGTTTAGTAGAATCACCATCAATGACTCCCGGGTAACCATCCATGTTTCTAACTGAAAATTATACATACGGCTGGACAATGCTGGTCAACGTAATCACCTGTATAACATTACCCCGTTCAGCTAGCCTAATTGGAATAGATTCAcgctaaaactttaaaaaaacacaacaaaatgtatttattgaagAATAAACTGTATCTAATAACCCTTGAAAACCAACCAAAACAGCGACTGAAGCTGctaagcaaacagaaaaatggaTACTTCTTGGTTTTAATCATGCATTTGTATTCG containing:
- the slc7a4 gene encoding cationic amino acid transporter 4, with product MATCTRGCAPAVRFCQRLNRLKTLDGDMMATSLKRCLSTLDLTLMGVGGMVGSGLYVLTGTVAKDKAGPAVIISFLFAGFASLLAAFCYAEFGARIPKTGSAYMFTYVSVGEVWAFLIGWNVILENMIGGAAVARAWSGYLDSIFNHAIQNFTETHIMQWNVPFLAHYPDLLAAGILVIASVFISFGVQVSSYLNHIFSTVSMGVIVFILVFGFMLAEPANWSQEQGGFAPYGLSGILAGSATCFYAFVGFDVIASSSEEAKNPQKAIPVATAISLGLAATAYVLVSTVLTLMVPWRTLDPNSALADAFFRRGYSWAGVVVAVGSICAMNTVLLCNLFSLPRIVYAMAEDGLFFSIFARVNPLTKVPVNAILVFGILMAILALIFDLEALVQFLSIGTLLAYTFVAASVIVLRFQPEKTSSKGTASTSPNPNAEPSPGPSESQTITEDSEEPKQYESFSDKLQLVERQKTRERRGVGQLKAYWEPYLDKLLGDCEPGEVVAFGVMTLIVSSVSLCAVLEFGNTQLQLPLWSFTMLLVIFSLAYIISLVLIWVHEPQKNTTTFQVPLVPLTPGASILINVFLMMKLSLLTWIRFTVWIAIGLLVYFGYGIWHSKEAMRELEPKDMAARYVVLPSGSLVETVQSVQPDGQMETSAHHISSSTTPTAEDCGGKR
- the dgcr6 gene encoding protein DGCR6, with protein sequence MDGYPGVIDGDSTKQQERHYYLLSELQTLVKGLPSSFQQRLSYNTLSDLALALIDGTVYEIVQGLLDIQHLTEKNLYNQRQKLHCEHQALKQDLARKHKDALQSCKSHNLALLKSNQQAELEALEIRVRDEQKMMDKKIVAEMDQKVIDQQNTLEKAGVPGFYITTNPQELTMQMNLLELILKLQQKESQSGLL